One Cryobacterium psychrophilum DNA segment encodes these proteins:
- a CDS encoding lipopolysaccharide biosynthesis protein produces MDVERKGDAGPDRFTDVPEAEAIRNIEPTIDPVPQLDVGRSAAEGVVWLTIQKWAIRVLSFVTIAVLTRLLKPEDFGTVAAAATVLPFFFLLADLGFAAYIVQVAKTDRRMLSTAFWFSMSAGILLCGSLFLAAPLLGAIFAASGVVPVLQVLSIWVIVTAVGSVPTALLRRDMRFKTIAAQGAAAAIIAQVVAVIMAFSGMGVWALVAQSLVAAVFATALAWWTVTWHPTWEFSGVEFVRMARFGGKVLGVEFIAMLRAWGEAAVISATLGLAALGYMNIAQRLVQIVQDLTGSAIVPVTNVAFAKIRDSAPRLRDAYGRALKVTYAALSLPLTIVAVAAPLMIPIVFGDGWEQSYQVAQVLALAGTLSVGAWLDHGLFYGLGRPGTWFIYAVVIDALTFATTLFTVRWGLVAIATGFLCVATVATIVRWFLVAHALQTSPRVIAGPFVYLITVVGCMAAAGWVGTLWTAALPTWLALVLIVLVMVAVHLGITLLMARPAIREALRIASRFNIGSRLPFLARMRERS; encoded by the coding sequence ATGGACGTCGAGCGGAAGGGAGACGCCGGACCCGACCGCTTCACCGACGTCCCCGAGGCCGAGGCCATACGGAACATCGAGCCAACGATCGACCCGGTGCCCCAGCTGGATGTCGGGCGTTCCGCGGCCGAGGGAGTCGTCTGGCTGACGATTCAAAAGTGGGCGATCCGGGTGCTCAGCTTTGTAACGATCGCGGTGCTAACGCGACTACTCAAACCAGAGGACTTCGGCACCGTGGCGGCGGCCGCCACGGTCCTGCCGTTCTTCTTCCTGCTCGCCGACCTCGGCTTCGCGGCCTACATCGTCCAGGTTGCGAAGACCGACCGGCGAATGCTGAGCACCGCGTTCTGGTTCTCGATGTCGGCGGGGATTCTGCTCTGCGGGAGCCTGTTCCTCGCTGCGCCGCTGCTTGGCGCGATCTTCGCGGCGTCCGGCGTCGTGCCCGTCCTGCAGGTGCTGTCGATCTGGGTCATCGTCACCGCGGTCGGCTCCGTCCCGACGGCCCTGTTGCGCCGGGACATGCGGTTCAAGACGATCGCGGCGCAGGGCGCTGCCGCCGCCATCATCGCCCAGGTCGTCGCGGTCATCATGGCGTTTTCCGGCATGGGGGTCTGGGCCCTCGTCGCGCAGTCGCTCGTGGCCGCCGTGTTCGCGACCGCGCTGGCGTGGTGGACGGTCACGTGGCATCCGACCTGGGAGTTCTCCGGGGTGGAATTTGTCCGGATGGCTCGCTTCGGCGGGAAGGTGCTGGGAGTCGAGTTCATCGCGATGCTCCGCGCGTGGGGGGAAGCTGCCGTCATCTCGGCCACCCTCGGCCTGGCCGCGCTCGGCTACATGAACATCGCGCAGCGCCTCGTCCAGATCGTGCAGGACCTCACGGGGAGCGCGATCGTCCCCGTCACCAACGTCGCGTTCGCGAAGATCCGGGACTCTGCTCCCCGGTTGCGCGACGCCTACGGACGGGCGCTGAAAGTGACGTATGCCGCTTTGTCGCTGCCGCTCACCATCGTCGCCGTCGCGGCGCCGCTCATGATCCCGATCGTCTTCGGCGACGGGTGGGAGCAGAGCTATCAGGTGGCGCAGGTCCTCGCGCTCGCCGGAACCCTGTCGGTCGGTGCGTGGCTTGATCACGGCCTCTTCTATGGTTTGGGCAGACCCGGCACGTGGTTCATCTACGCCGTGGTCATCGACGCCCTGACCTTCGCCACCACCCTCTTCACAGTGCGCTGGGGGCTCGTCGCCATCGCCACCGGGTTCCTCTGCGTCGCGACAGTCGCGACCATCGTCCGCTGGTTCCTCGTCGCACATGCTCTCCAGACCTCGCCGCGAGTGATCGCGGGGCCGTTCGTCTACCTGATCACCGTCGTCGGCTGCATGGCAGCTGCCGGTTGGGTCGGCACGCTCTGGACCGCCGCGCTTCCCACCTGGCTGGCCCTCGTCCTGATCGTGCTCGTGATGGTCGCGGTACACCTCGGGATCACGCTCCTGATGGCCCGGCCGGCCATCCGGGAAGCGCTCCGGATCGCGAGCAGGTTCAATATCGGCTCACGACTTCCGTTCCTCGCGCGGATGCGAGAGCGCTCATGA
- a CDS encoding glycosyltransferase family 4 protein, protein MTQTSSLKVLVHLNSLGLGGTQINAVDLAAQMRGCGVESILLGARDTIPDGPSMIEIAAARDIEIHLYDPAPTVFARARQVAAFARRHQVDLVHVYGSWGGGARPTYWGPSRFGRTPWVQTVYEMSVSAKIYRHMPMIVGTGYQRDEQQDRPGRTILISPPVDLSANHPDVCDRLQFRTAHNINDGPLLVIVSRLDSSMKSVPIRAAIDAMRVLAPTGANLAIVGTGDNVAALQAQADAVNDELGREAVLLVGPMADPRPAYAAADIMLGMGGSAARTLAFAKPLVVQGEAGWSALFEPASAEVLARSSYWSPDAVPDPAARLAATIAPLLADSELRTELGRFGRDFAQERFDLTTMADKLFDFYRTVQGEYTSRDWLADLPFEGRTLAAKLVRLSRRALRLAPIPEGGA, encoded by the coding sequence ATGACCCAGACATCGTCGCTCAAGGTGCTGGTGCATCTGAATTCCCTCGGGTTGGGTGGAACGCAGATCAACGCGGTCGATCTCGCCGCCCAGATGCGCGGGTGCGGCGTCGAGTCGATCCTTTTGGGAGCACGTGACACCATTCCGGATGGCCCGTCGATGATCGAGATCGCCGCGGCGAGGGATATCGAGATCCATCTGTACGATCCCGCACCGACCGTGTTCGCCCGCGCGCGCCAGGTGGCAGCCTTCGCCCGCCGACACCAGGTCGACCTCGTCCACGTGTACGGATCCTGGGGAGGAGGCGCCCGACCCACCTACTGGGGACCCTCCCGGTTCGGCCGCACGCCCTGGGTCCAGACGGTGTACGAGATGAGCGTGTCGGCCAAGATCTACCGGCACATGCCGATGATCGTCGGTACCGGCTATCAACGTGATGAACAGCAGGATCGACCGGGCCGCACCATCCTCATCAGTCCGCCGGTGGACCTGAGCGCGAATCACCCGGATGTGTGCGATCGCCTGCAATTTCGAACCGCGCACAACATCAATGACGGCCCGCTCCTGGTCATCGTCAGTCGACTCGACTCCAGCATGAAGTCCGTTCCCATTCGCGCCGCCATCGACGCGATGCGTGTGCTCGCGCCGACCGGGGCGAACCTGGCAATCGTCGGTACCGGCGACAACGTGGCAGCACTCCAAGCCCAGGCGGATGCCGTCAATGACGAGCTGGGCAGGGAGGCCGTCCTCCTCGTGGGGCCGATGGCTGACCCGCGGCCCGCGTATGCCGCGGCCGACATCATGCTCGGGATGGGGGGGTCCGCCGCGCGTACGCTGGCATTCGCGAAACCGCTCGTCGTGCAGGGCGAGGCGGGATGGTCGGCTTTGTTCGAACCAGCGTCCGCCGAGGTCCTGGCGCGATCCAGCTACTGGAGTCCCGACGCAGTGCCCGACCCGGCGGCGCGACTGGCCGCGACGATCGCGCCCCTGCTCGCCGACTCCGAACTGCGCACCGAACTCGGACGTTTCGGCCGTGACTTCGCCCAGGAGCGTTTTGACCTCACGACGATGGCCGACAAACTCTTCGACTTCTATCGAACCGTCCAGGGCGAGTACACGAGCCGGGACTGGCTCGCCGACCTGCCGTTCGAAGGCCGGACGCTCGCCGCGAAGCTCGTTCGCCTCTCTCGACGCGCGCTGCGCCTCGCGCCGATCCCCGAGGGGGGTGCGTGA